One genomic region from Kineobactrum salinum encodes:
- a CDS encoding peptidase dimerization domain-containing protein, whose amino-acid sequence MLNLDTEDWNELYVGCAGGGGWVFNARYDTAPPEPEQGCWTLELKGLAGGHSGIEIHHQLGNAIKLLAECLAEVEGLQLAAISAGVAHNVIPREGSVTFSCPAAQAGALAQRLPALQQRWRSYLPAADHGLSLTLTEASVQPLLQSGDSAHILQLLTAFPHGAQAYNLVQPADLVDLSVNLACVRLQRGALEIEASYRYFNAEQALPLRAGVESLARLAQLDIRRIDGYPGWQPDFASPLLARGKALHQRLFGSEPAVKAIHAGLECGILKSKKAELDILSFGPTIRGAHSPTERLRIDTVPPFWHYLSALLAEL is encoded by the coding sequence ATGTTGAATCTGGACACCGAGGACTGGAACGAACTCTACGTCGGCTGTGCCGGCGGCGGTGGCTGGGTTTTCAATGCCCGTTATGACACCGCACCACCAGAGCCGGAGCAGGGCTGCTGGACCCTGGAATTGAAGGGGCTGGCGGGCGGTCACTCGGGTATCGAGATTCATCATCAGCTGGGCAATGCGATCAAACTGCTGGCGGAGTGCCTGGCAGAAGTGGAGGGCCTGCAGCTGGCCGCGATCAGCGCCGGCGTGGCCCACAATGTCATTCCCCGGGAGGGCAGCGTGACCTTCAGTTGTCCCGCGGCCCAGGCCGGCGCGCTGGCCCAGCGGCTGCCGGCATTACAACAGCGCTGGCGCAGCTATCTGCCGGCAGCCGACCACGGCCTGTCCCTGACCCTGACCGAGGCCTCCGTGCAGCCGCTGCTGCAGTCCGGCGACAGTGCCCACATACTCCAATTGCTGACCGCTTTCCCCCACGGTGCCCAGGCCTACAATCTGGTGCAGCCGGCCGACCTGGTGGACCTGAGCGTCAACCTCGCCTGCGTACGGCTGCAACGGGGCGCGCTGGAAATCGAGGCGAGCTACCGCTACTTCAATGCCGAGCAGGCCCTGCCGCTGCGCGCTGGCGTGGAGTCCCTGGCCCGGCTGGCGCAGTTGGATATCCGGCGGATAGACGGCTACCCGGGTTGGCAGCCCGACTTTGCCAGCCCGCTGCTTGCCCGGGGCAAGGCCCTGCACCAACGGCTGTTCGGCAGCGAGCCGGCGGTGAAGGCGATTCATGCCGGCCTGGAATGCGGCATTCTGAAAAGCAAGAAAGCCGAGCTGGATATCCTGTCCTTCGGGCCTACCATTCGCGGTGCTCATTCTCCCACCGAACGTCTGCGAATCGATACTGTACCGCCATTCTGGCACTACCTGTCTGCCCTGCTGGCAGAACTCTAA
- a CDS encoding ATP-binding cassette domain-containing protein — MPLLRLESMQLHYGTQVLLDQVDLTIRRGERWGLLGRNGTGKTTLLRILAGELQADAGERWLRPGVRIARLQQTLPDADTSTVYDVVAEGLAEAGKLLKDYHHLLQAGADMDVDRLARVQQQLEAVDGWTLQQRVETTITQLQLPQDATMGELSGGWRRRVALAQALVADPDILLLDEPTNHLDIPAIQWLETQLQQYRGAIVLITHDRRFLQNVATSIAELDRGHLTCWEGSYEGFLRHREQELEAEERANALFDKKLAQEEVWIRQGIKARRTRNEGRVRALENMRRERQQRREKVGSANFAVEEASRSGKVVAELEHVSKGFGDKEVIRDFSTIIQRGDRVGIVGANGAGKSTLVKLILGQLAPDSGVIKLGSKLEIAYSDQLRDKLEPDKNLIDNVCGGQDFIELNGKRRHAISYLGDFLFSPERVRTPVKALSGGEQNRAILARLFSKPANLLVLDEPTNDLDIETLELLEDILLSFDGTVILVSHDRDFMDHVVTQLLILRGDGSVEEQAGGYSDWLARGGRLQEPGGRGNQMPATASSAPKTGAAPPVPARRKLSYKEQRELESLPATIETLEAKHVALEARTADPAFYRQQRDAIDPVLAELAAVQAELDRAIERWAELEESQTAAE; from the coding sequence ATGCCCTTACTGCGCCTTGAATCCATGCAATTGCACTACGGCACCCAGGTGCTGCTCGACCAGGTGGATCTGACCATTCGCCGGGGCGAACGCTGGGGTCTGCTGGGGCGTAACGGCACCGGCAAGACCACGCTGCTGCGAATTCTGGCCGGCGAGCTGCAGGCCGACGCCGGTGAACGCTGGCTACGGCCGGGCGTGCGCATCGCGCGTCTGCAGCAAACCCTGCCCGACGCCGACACCAGCACCGTCTACGACGTGGTGGCCGAGGGCCTGGCGGAGGCCGGCAAGCTGCTGAAGGACTACCATCACCTGCTGCAGGCGGGCGCCGATATGGATGTGGACCGGCTGGCGCGGGTGCAGCAGCAACTGGAAGCCGTGGATGGCTGGACCCTGCAGCAGCGGGTCGAAACCACGATTACCCAGCTGCAGTTGCCTCAGGACGCCACCATGGGCGAGCTGTCCGGTGGCTGGCGCCGGCGGGTGGCGCTGGCCCAGGCGCTGGTGGCGGACCCGGACATCCTGCTGCTGGACGAACCCACCAACCACCTGGACATTCCGGCGATCCAGTGGCTGGAAACGCAACTGCAGCAGTACCGCGGCGCCATCGTGCTGATTACCCACGACCGCCGCTTTCTGCAGAACGTCGCCACCAGCATCGCTGAACTCGACCGCGGCCATCTCACCTGCTGGGAGGGCAGCTACGAGGGCTTTCTGCGTCACCGGGAGCAGGAACTGGAAGCGGAAGAGCGCGCCAACGCGCTGTTCGACAAGAAACTGGCCCAGGAGGAAGTGTGGATCCGCCAGGGCATCAAGGCCCGCCGCACCCGCAACGAGGGCCGGGTACGGGCGCTGGAAAACATGCGCCGGGAGCGCCAGCAACGCCGCGAGAAGGTCGGCAGTGCCAACTTCGCGGTGGAAGAGGCCAGCCGCTCGGGCAAGGTCGTGGCAGAGCTGGAACACGTCAGCAAGGGCTTTGGCGACAAAGAGGTGATCCGCGACTTTTCCACCATTATCCAGCGCGGTGACCGGGTCGGCATCGTCGGCGCCAACGGCGCCGGCAAGTCAACCCTGGTGAAGCTGATCCTGGGCCAGCTGGCGCCGGACAGCGGCGTGATCAAGCTCGGCAGCAAACTGGAGATCGCCTACTCCGACCAGCTGCGCGACAAGCTGGAGCCGGACAAGAACCTGATCGACAATGTCTGTGGCGGTCAGGATTTCATCGAGCTCAACGGCAAGCGCCGCCACGCGATCTCCTACCTGGGGGACTTCCTGTTCAGCCCCGAGCGGGTGCGCACGCCGGTGAAGGCTCTGTCAGGGGGCGAGCAGAACCGCGCCATCCTGGCGCGCCTGTTCAGCAAGCCGGCCAATCTGCTGGTGCTGGACGAACCCACCAACGACCTGGATATCGAAACCCTGGAATTGCTGGAGGACATCCTGCTGTCCTTCGACGGCACCGTGATCCTGGTCAGCCACGACCGCGACTTCATGGACCATGTGGTGACCCAGCTGCTGATTTTGCGCGGCGATGGCAGCGTGGAGGAACAGGCCGGGGGCTACAGCGACTGGCTGGCCCGCGGTGGCCGCCTGCAGGAACCCGGCGGCCGCGGCAACCAGATGCCCGCCACAGCCAGCAGCGCGCCTAAAACCGGCGCGGCGCCTCCAGTGCCGGCGCGCCGCAAACTGTCCTACAAAGAGCAGCGCGAACTGGAGTCACTGCCGGCCACGATAGAAACGCTGGAGGCGAAGCACGTCGCATTGGAAGCCCGTACCGCCGATCCTGCCTTCTACCGCCAGCAGCGTGACGCCATCGACCCGGTACTGGCCGAGCTGGCTGCGGTGCAGGCAGAGTTGGACCGGGCCATAGAGCGCTGGGCTGAACTGGAAGAGAGCCAGACGGCTGCGGAATGA
- a CDS encoding glycine C-acetyltransferase, with translation MYDRFQEHLAQQLGEIEAAGLYKHERLITTPQGAHVGVSDREVLNLCANNYLGLAQHPEVNAAAAAGLAEWGYGMASVRFICGTQTLHKQLETQLSTFLGTEDTILYPSCFDANGGLFETLLGESDAVISDELNHASIIDGIRLSKAQRYRYRNNDMADLEAQLQAADAAGARFKLITSDGVFSMDGYIARLDEICDLAERYDALVHFDDAHATGFLGAGGRGTHELRGCMERVDIITGTLGKALGGASGGYTAARREIVELLRQRSRPYLFSNTVAPPVVAGAIKAVELVGSAPLLRERLARNTAQFRDGLQRLGFELLPGEHPIVPVMLHDAAVAARFAEAVLAQGVYVVAFSFPVVPRGRARIRTQMSAALSEDDIAFALDAFARAKTGLGI, from the coding sequence ATGTATGACCGCTTTCAGGAGCACCTGGCACAGCAGTTGGGTGAAATCGAGGCCGCCGGACTGTACAAGCACGAGCGGCTGATCACCACGCCCCAGGGCGCCCACGTGGGCGTCAGCGATCGCGAGGTGCTCAATCTCTGCGCCAACAATTACCTGGGCCTGGCACAGCATCCCGAGGTCAACGCCGCGGCGGCGGCCGGCCTGGCCGAGTGGGGCTACGGCATGGCTTCGGTGCGCTTTATCTGCGGCACCCAGACCCTGCACAAGCAGCTGGAGACCCAGCTCTCCACCTTCCTCGGGACTGAGGATACTATCCTCTATCCTTCCTGCTTTGATGCCAATGGCGGGCTGTTCGAAACCCTGTTGGGGGAGTCCGACGCGGTGATCTCGGACGAACTGAACCACGCCAGTATCATTGACGGCATTCGCCTGAGCAAGGCGCAGCGCTACCGCTACCGCAACAATGACATGGCCGACCTGGAGGCGCAGCTGCAGGCAGCGGATGCCGCCGGAGCCCGCTTCAAGCTGATCACCAGCGACGGCGTGTTCTCGATGGACGGCTATATTGCACGGCTCGATGAGATCTGTGACCTGGCCGAGCGCTATGACGCGCTGGTGCATTTTGACGATGCTCACGCCACCGGCTTTCTCGGCGCGGGCGGGCGCGGCACCCACGAACTGCGCGGCTGCATGGAGCGGGTGGATATCATTACCGGCACCCTGGGCAAGGCGCTGGGTGGCGCCAGTGGAGGCTACACTGCCGCCCGCAGGGAGATCGTGGAACTGTTGCGGCAGCGCTCGCGGCCCTACCTGTTTTCCAATACGGTGGCACCGCCTGTGGTGGCGGGAGCAATCAAGGCAGTAGAGCTGGTAGGTTCAGCGCCCCTGTTGCGCGAGCGGTTGGCGCGCAATACGGCGCAGTTCCGCGATGGCCTGCAGCGCCTGGGATTCGAGCTGCTGCCGGGCGAGCATCCCATCGTACCGGTGATGCTGCACGACGCCGCGGTAGCGGCGCGCTTCGCCGAGGCAGTGCTGGCTCAGGGCGTGTACGTGGTGGCGTTTTCATTTCCGGTGGTGCCGCGGGGTCGGGCCCGGATTCGCACCCAGATGTCGGCGGCGCTGAGCGAGGATGACATTGCGTTTGCGCTGGACGCGTTCGCCCGGGCGAAGACCGGGCTGGGGATCTGA
- a CDS encoding 3-oxoacid CoA-transferase subunit B codes for MALSREQLAQRVARELEDGFYVNLGIGIPTLVANYIPDNIQVMLQSENGLLGMGPFPTEEQLDPDMINAGKQTVTAATGASIFSSAESFAMIRGGHVDLTVLGAFEVDVEGNIASYMIPGKLVKGMGGAMDLVAGADNIIVTMTHASKHGESKLLTRCSLPLTGVGCINKVVTDLAFLEIADGKFWLRERAPGVSVDEIVKLTAGEMVVPEVVPEMSF; via the coding sequence ATGGCATTGTCCCGCGAACAACTGGCACAACGTGTGGCCCGCGAACTTGAGGATGGCTTCTACGTCAACCTGGGTATCGGCATCCCCACCCTGGTGGCCAACTACATCCCCGATAACATCCAGGTCATGCTGCAGTCGGAGAACGGCCTGCTGGGCATGGGGCCGTTTCCCACCGAAGAGCAGCTCGATCCCGACATGATCAATGCCGGCAAGCAGACCGTTACCGCGGCCACCGGCGCCTCCATCTTTTCCTCCGCCGAGTCCTTCGCAATGATCCGCGGCGGCCACGTCGACCTGACGGTACTGGGCGCCTTCGAGGTGGACGTGGAGGGCAACATCGCCTCCTACATGATCCCGGGCAAACTGGTCAAGGGCATGGGAGGTGCGATGGACCTGGTAGCCGGGGCGGACAACATCATCGTCACCATGACCCATGCTTCCAAACACGGCGAATCGAAGCTGCTGACCCGCTGCAGTCTGCCATTGACCGGGGTCGGCTGCATCAACAAGGTGGTTACCGATCTTGCCTTTCTCGAGATCGCCGATGGCAAATTCTGGCTCCGCGAGCGCGCCCCCGGCGTCAGTGTCGACGAAATCGTCAAGCTGACCGCGGGCGAGATGGTGGTGCCGGAGGTGGTGCCGGAAATGAGTTTTTAG
- a CDS encoding COX15/CtaA family protein has translation MAISRYTNYDRQVAGWLILCAVVIFGMILLGGVTRLTNSGLSIVEWQPIIGIVPPLSEQAWQAAFDKYRQFPEYQKINHGMSLDDFKTIFMYEYLHRLLGRLIGVLFFLPMLYFGLRGRVRAGMMPRLWLLFLLGACQGLLGWYMVKSGLVDNPHVSQYRLTAHLGLAVLIYAWMLWLIFELLGGRPARGQQPHRYARWGLGLAILVFLMILSGGLMAGTHAGFTYNTWPLMGESFVPQGLYAGDPAWLAMFEDITTIQFNHRMFAYLLFVLIHVFALLLWRSGLGLRARVATVLLLAALWLQLALGITTLLQHVPVGLGVAHQGGAVLLLSAVLYATHVLRKPSRSHL, from the coding sequence ATGGCGATTTCCCGATATACCAACTATGACCGGCAGGTGGCTGGCTGGTTGATCCTGTGCGCGGTGGTGATTTTCGGCATGATCCTGCTGGGCGGGGTCACCCGGCTGACCAACTCCGGCCTGTCCATCGTCGAGTGGCAGCCGATCATCGGCATCGTCCCGCCGCTGTCGGAGCAGGCCTGGCAGGCAGCCTTTGACAAGTACCGCCAGTTCCCCGAATACCAGAAAATCAATCACGGCATGTCGCTGGACGACTTCAAGACCATCTTCATGTACGAATACCTGCACCGCCTGCTGGGCAGGTTAATCGGCGTGTTGTTCTTTCTGCCGATGCTGTACTTCGGCCTGCGCGGGCGGGTGCGGGCCGGCATGATGCCCAGGCTGTGGCTGCTGTTTCTGCTGGGCGCCTGCCAGGGGCTGCTGGGCTGGTATATGGTCAAGAGCGGGCTGGTGGACAATCCCCATGTCAGCCAGTATCGCCTGACCGCCCACCTGGGTCTTGCGGTGCTGATCTATGCGTGGATGCTGTGGCTGATTTTCGAGCTGCTGGGCGGTCGCCCTGCCCGTGGCCAGCAGCCGCATCGCTACGCCCGCTGGGGGTTGGGGTTGGCAATACTGGTATTTCTGATGATCCTGTCGGGAGGCCTGATGGCCGGTACCCACGCCGGCTTCACCTACAATACCTGGCCGTTGATGGGCGAGTCCTTCGTACCGCAGGGCCTGTATGCGGGTGATCCGGCCTGGCTGGCGATGTTCGAGGACATCACCACCATCCAGTTCAACCACCGCATGTTTGCCTACCTGCTGTTTGTGCTGATCCACGTGTTTGCGTTGCTGCTGTGGCGCTCGGGCCTGGGCCTACGGGCCCGGGTGGCGACGGTACTGCTGCTGGCGGCGCTGTGGCTGCAGCTGGCGCTGGGTATCACCACCTTGCTGCAGCACGTGCCGGTAGGCCTGGGCGTGGCGCACCAGGGGGGAGCGGTGCTGTTGCTGAGCGCGGTGCTCTACGCAACCCATGTGCTGCGCAAACCCTCGCGCAGTCATTTGTAG
- the tdh gene encoding L-threonine 3-dehydrogenase, which produces MKALVKKEAAQGLWLEDVPEPEIGINDVLIKVKRTAICGTDMHIYHWDAWAQKTIPVPMVVGHEFVGEIVEVGSNVLDFSPGQIVSGEGHVVCGRCRNCMAGRRHLCANTSGVGVNRAGAFAEYVALPMSNVWEHSPGIDLDVAALFDPFGNAVHTALQYDLLGEDVLITGAGPIGAMAAAVCRHAGARHVVITDVIDQRLELAARLGASRTVNVAREKLAQVQQSLGMEEGFDVGLEMSGNPQAFNDLLANMCHGGKVAILGIPSENTAIDWNTVIFNMLTLKGIYGREMYETWYKMSVMIESGLDISPVITHRMNYREFQRGFDVMSAGEASKVVLNWEE; this is translated from the coding sequence ATGAAAGCACTGGTAAAGAAGGAAGCGGCGCAAGGGCTCTGGCTGGAGGATGTACCGGAACCGGAGATCGGCATCAATGATGTGCTGATCAAGGTCAAGCGCACGGCGATCTGCGGTACCGACATGCACATCTACCACTGGGATGCCTGGGCGCAGAAGACCATTCCGGTGCCAATGGTCGTCGGCCACGAGTTTGTCGGCGAGATCGTCGAGGTGGGGTCCAACGTACTCGATTTCAGCCCCGGCCAGATCGTCTCCGGGGAGGGCCATGTGGTCTGTGGCCGCTGCCGCAACTGCATGGCGGGACGGCGTCACCTGTGCGCGAATACCAGTGGTGTCGGCGTCAACCGTGCCGGCGCATTCGCGGAGTATGTCGCACTGCCGATGTCCAATGTGTGGGAACACTCGCCGGGCATCGACCTGGATGTGGCGGCGCTGTTCGACCCCTTTGGCAACGCCGTGCACACTGCGCTGCAATACGACCTGCTGGGAGAGGACGTACTGATTACCGGCGCCGGCCCGATCGGCGCGATGGCGGCCGCGGTCTGCCGCCATGCGGGCGCGCGCCATGTGGTGATCACCGATGTCATCGACCAGCGCCTGGAACTGGCGGCGCGGCTGGGAGCGAGCCGCACCGTCAATGTCGCGCGCGAGAAGCTGGCCCAGGTGCAACAATCACTGGGCATGGAGGAGGGTTTTGATGTGGGCCTGGAGATGTCCGGCAACCCGCAGGCCTTCAACGACCTGCTGGCCAACATGTGCCACGGCGGCAAGGTGGCGATACTGGGCATTCCCAGTGAGAATACCGCGATCGACTGGAACACCGTGATTTTCAACATGCTGACGCTGAAGGGGATCTACGGGCGGGAAATGTACGAAACCTGGTACAAGATGTCGGTAATGATCGAGTCCGGGCTGGATATCTCACCGGTTATTACTCACCGCATGAACTATCGTGAATTCCAGCGCGGCTTTGACGTGATGAGCGCCGGCGAGGCCAGCAAGGTCGTTCTCAACTGGGAGGAGTAG
- a CDS encoding amino acid aminotransferase, giving the protein MLDKLTQLPEDSILGLAAACRVDPNPHKVDLTVGIYMSEAGICPVFDAVRLAQQALIEEETTKAYMPPAGDATFNTGMQRLVMGGDSPALAAGRVSSIQTPGGCGAIRIGAEVIHAAAPDARVWVSDPTWPVHIPLLGSVGLSFETYRYYDPAEHGVNFEGMVADLQQARRGDVVLLHGCCHNPCGADLSLEQWGTIADMAERQGFLPFVDIAYQGLGDGLETDAAGVRLLAERLPELIIAASCSKNMGLYRERTGAAIFVCASADNARALVSQAQVAARRIYSMPPAHGALLAGRILSDEALTANWEDELQAMCRRINGLRTSLMSKLQQHSDRDFSFIEREKGMFSFLGLTPAQALALREQHSVYMLDSSRINVAGVNGANIDYLAEAVGKVLRGEAA; this is encoded by the coding sequence ATGCTCGATAAACTTACGCAATTGCCCGAAGACTCCATCCTCGGGCTGGCCGCCGCCTGCCGGGTGGATCCGAATCCGCACAAAGTGGACCTGACGGTCGGCATCTACATGAGCGAGGCAGGCATATGCCCGGTCTTCGATGCGGTACGGCTGGCACAGCAGGCGCTGATAGAGGAGGAGACCACCAAGGCGTATATGCCGCCGGCGGGGGATGCGACCTTCAACACAGGCATGCAGCGGCTGGTGATGGGGGGCGACAGCCCGGCGCTGGCGGCCGGCCGGGTCAGCAGTATCCAGACCCCGGGCGGCTGTGGTGCCATCCGGATTGGCGCAGAAGTTATCCACGCCGCGGCCCCGGACGCCCGGGTGTGGGTGTCCGATCCCACCTGGCCGGTGCACATCCCGTTGCTGGGCAGTGTCGGCCTGTCCTTTGAAACCTACCGCTACTACGACCCGGCGGAACACGGGGTCAATTTCGAGGGGATGGTGGCCGACCTGCAACAGGCCCGTCGCGGCGACGTGGTGCTGCTGCATGGCTGCTGCCACAATCCCTGTGGCGCCGATCTGTCGCTGGAGCAGTGGGGCACCATCGCCGACATGGCGGAGCGGCAGGGCTTCCTGCCCTTTGTCGATATCGCCTACCAGGGATTGGGGGATGGCCTGGAAACCGATGCGGCCGGCGTGCGGCTGCTGGCCGAGCGGCTGCCGGAGCTGATCATTGCCGCTTCCTGCTCCAAGAACATGGGCCTGTACCGGGAGCGCACCGGGGCGGCTATCTTCGTCTGTGCCAGCGCCGACAATGCCCGCGCCCTGGTCAGCCAGGCGCAGGTGGCGGCGCGCCGGATCTATTCCATGCCGCCCGCCCACGGGGCGCTGCTGGCGGGCCGGATCCTCTCTGATGAAGCCCTGACCGCCAACTGGGAGGATGAACTACAGGCCATGTGCCGGCGCATCAACGGGCTGCGCACCAGCCTGATGAGCAAATTGCAGCAGCACAGCGATCGGGATTTCAGTTTTATCGAGCGGGAGAAGGGAATGTTCTCGTTTCTGGGATTGACGCCGGCGCAGGCCCTGGCGCTGCGCGAACAGCACAGCGTGTACATGCTGGACTCCTCGCGCATCAATGTCGCCGGCGTCAACGGCGCCAATATCGACTACCTGGCAGAAGCAGTGGGCAAGGTGCTGCGCGGCGAGGCCGCGTGA
- a CDS encoding zinc-binding metallopeptidase family protein, whose protein sequence is MKPEHYPTEPAHLWEHFYQITQIPRPSGEEEAVRNYVIGQAEQHGHRWQKDSTGNLVVSVPASAGREDRSTVIIQNHLDMVTVKTGDKDHDFRRDPLALQVEDGWLLADRTTLGADNGIGCAAALAVMTDASLVHPPLELLFTVDEETGLGGRWAWTRSCSVAA, encoded by the coding sequence ATGAAGCCCGAGCATTACCCCACAGAGCCTGCCCATCTCTGGGAGCATTTTTATCAGATCACCCAGATTCCGCGGCCCTCCGGGGAGGAAGAGGCGGTACGCAATTATGTGATCGGGCAGGCCGAACAGCACGGGCACCGTTGGCAGAAGGACAGCACCGGCAATCTGGTGGTATCGGTGCCGGCTTCGGCCGGGCGCGAGGACCGCTCCACCGTGATCATCCAGAACCATCTGGACATGGTGACCGTGAAGACCGGTGACAAGGACCACGATTTCCGGCGCGATCCGCTGGCCCTGCAAGTGGAGGATGGCTGGCTGCTGGCGGACCGCACCACACTGGGCGCCGACAACGGTATTGGCTGCGCTGCGGCATTGGCGGTGATGACCGATGCCAGCCTGGTCCACCCGCCACTGGAGTTGCTGTTCACGGTGGATGAGGAAACCGGCCTCGGGGGGCGCTGGGCCTGGACCCGGAGCTGCTCAGTGGCAGCCTGA
- a CDS encoding helix-turn-helix domain-containing protein, whose product MSKSALDPASQVLCERVTALRQSHNFTLEQLAAASGVSRSMLSQIERGQANPTLAVTFRIAQAFGLSIGELVDDPAASGLIEVVHGDDPSTLFRADSECQIRTLSPLHMEKSVEFYELQIQPGASLDSSAHFSGTRELFTVSSGRAQINAGATLCTLECGDSAHYRADVEHSIRSCGEQPLRGYLVVTYK is encoded by the coding sequence ATGTCCAAGTCCGCCCTGGACCCCGCCAGCCAGGTGCTGTGCGAACGGGTCACGGCCCTGCGCCAAAGCCACAACTTCACGCTCGAGCAGCTGGCGGCGGCCTCTGGCGTCAGCCGCTCCATGCTGAGTCAGATTGAGCGCGGCCAGGCCAACCCCACCCTGGCGGTGACCTTTCGCATCGCCCAGGCATTCGGTCTCAGTATAGGCGAACTGGTGGACGACCCGGCCGCCAGCGGACTGATCGAGGTCGTACATGGGGATGATCCCTCCACACTTTTTCGCGCCGACAGCGAATGCCAGATCCGCACCCTGTCGCCATTGCACATGGAAAAAAGCGTGGAGTTCTACGAATTGCAGATCCAGCCCGGGGCCAGCCTGGACAGCTCGGCCCACTTCAGCGGCACCCGCGAACTGTTTACCGTGAGCTCGGGACGGGCGCAGATCAATGCCGGCGCCACCCTGTGCACGCTGGAGTGCGGTGATTCCGCCCACTACCGGGCGGACGTGGAGCACAGTATCCGCAGCTGCGGCGAGCAGCCGCTGCGGGGTTATCTGGTGGTCACCTACAAATGA
- a CDS encoding LysR family transcriptional regulator, which produces MDVTLKQLKAFIAVSRSRSFAEACGQLHLSQPALSVTIKNLEQAVGGRLLARTTRTLALTPEGASFLPVAQRLLADWGEALDDLHNTFALNRGKLAIAAMPSFASTELPALLKLFRRQHPHINITVHDVIAEDVVDWVRNGRVEVGIAFDPGNSEDLEFQPLFSDRFVAALPGDHALLAQPRLRWEMLTTEPFIALQRPSSIRALLEQSLSARGLSLSVQFETNQLATIGRMVATGLGVSAVPTLCVQQMAEMGVMCRPLTTPAVKRRVGLVTRRRYPLSSPAQAIARIVRDYYRTD; this is translated from the coding sequence GTGGATGTCACCCTCAAACAGCTCAAGGCCTTTATCGCGGTGTCCCGCAGCCGCAGCTTCGCCGAGGCCTGCGGCCAGCTCCATCTGTCCCAGCCGGCGCTGAGTGTGACCATCAAAAACCTGGAACAGGCGGTGGGCGGACGTCTGCTGGCACGCACGACCCGCACCCTGGCGCTGACCCCGGAGGGCGCCAGTTTCCTGCCGGTGGCGCAGCGCCTGCTGGCCGACTGGGGGGAAGCCCTGGATGACCTGCACAACACCTTTGCCCTCAACCGCGGCAAGCTCGCGATCGCCGCCATGCCGTCCTTTGCCAGCACCGAGCTGCCGGCACTGCTGAAGCTGTTTCGCCGGCAACACCCGCACATCAATATCACGGTCCACGATGTGATCGCCGAGGATGTGGTGGACTGGGTGCGCAACGGCAGAGTGGAGGTGGGCATTGCCTTCGACCCGGGCAACAGCGAGGACCTGGAATTCCAGCCCCTGTTCAGCGACCGCTTTGTCGCTGCCCTGCCCGGCGATCACGCACTGCTGGCCCAACCCCGCCTGCGCTGGGAAATGCTGACCACCGAGCCCTTTATCGCGCTGCAGCGCCCTTCAAGTATCCGCGCCCTGCTGGAACAATCCCTGAGCGCCCGCGGTTTATCTCTGTCCGTCCAGTTCGAGACCAACCAACTCGCGACGATCGGCCGCATGGTCGCAACGGGGCTTGGCGTCAGTGCGGTGCCGACGCTGTGTGTGCAGCAGATGGCGGAAATGGGCGTGATGTGCCGCCCCTTGACCACGCCGGCGGTAAAGCGCCGGGTGGGTCTGGTCACACGCAGGCGCTACCCGCTGTCCAGTCCGGCGCAGGCCATCGCGCGGATTGTCCGCGACTACTACCGGACGGACTGA
- a CDS encoding CoA transferase subunit A, with product MAGFDKVVANYAEAMAGLEDGMTVIAGGFGLCGIPENLIAEIKRKGTRELTFVSNNCGVDGFGLGILLEDQQIRKMVSSYVGENKLFEEQLLAGILEVELTPQGTLAEKMRAGGAGIPAFYTATGYGTPVGEGKEVREFNGRHYILEEGVVGDFAIVKAWKGDRYGNLIYRHTAMNFNPEAATAGRITVAEVEELVEPGELEPSQIHTPGIYVDRLIQGTFEKRIEKRTVREG from the coding sequence ATGGCCGGTTTCGACAAGGTCGTAGCGAATTACGCAGAGGCCATGGCGGGCCTGGAAGATGGCATGACGGTGATCGCCGGTGGTTTTGGCCTGTGCGGTATACCGGAAAACCTGATCGCGGAGATCAAGCGCAAGGGCACCCGTGAGCTGACCTTTGTCTCCAACAACTGCGGCGTGGATGGCTTCGGCCTGGGCATTCTGCTGGAGGACCAGCAGATCCGCAAAATGGTGTCCTCCTATGTGGGTGAAAACAAGCTGTTCGAAGAACAGTTGCTGGCCGGCATCCTGGAAGTGGAGCTGACCCCGCAGGGTACCCTGGCGGAAAAAATGCGGGCCGGCGGCGCCGGCATCCCGGCCTTCTACACCGCCACCGGCTACGGCACCCCGGTGGGCGAAGGCAAGGAAGTGCGTGAATTCAACGGCCGCCATTACATCCTGGAAGAGGGCGTGGTGGGCGACTTCGCCATCGTCAAGGCCTGGAAGGGCGACCGCTACGGCAACCTGATCTACCGCCACACGGCGATGAACTTCAACCCCGAAGCCGCCACTGCCGGCCGCATCACCGTCGCTGAAGTGGAAGAGCTGGTGGAGCCGGGCGAACTGGAACCCAGCCAGATCCACACCCCGGGTATCTACGTGGACCGACTGATTCAGGGCACATTCGAAAAACGCATCGAAAAACGCACCGTACGCGAAGGCTAG